A DNA window from Campylobacter anatolicus contains the following coding sequences:
- a CDS encoding beta-ketoacyl-ACP synthase II, with translation MKRVVVTGIGMINALGLDKESSFKAICEGKTGVKRITSFDVSDFPVQIAAEITNFDPLSVIDGKEVKKVDRFIQLGIKASKEAMIDANFSEFDPTRFGVSSASGIGGLPNIEKNSITLFEKGVRKISPFFIPSALVNMLGGIVSINHGLKGPNLSSVTACTAGTHAVSQAAKCIMIGQADRMLVVGAESTVCGVGMGGFAAMKALSTRNDEPQKASRPFDAERDGFVMGEGAGALVLEEYEVAKARGAKIYAELIGFGESGDAYHITSPTLEGPLSAMRQAYNMAGGIKIDYVNAHGTSTPINDKNETAALKELFGANVPPISSTKGQTGHCLGAAGAIEAVIAIMAMRDGIIPPTINQTTPDSECDLDYVPNIARRADLKVVMSNTFGFGGTNGSIIFKKLG, from the coding sequence TTGAAACGAGTCGTAGTAACTGGCATTGGGATGATTAATGCACTTGGGCTTGATAAAGAGAGCTCTTTTAAGGCTATTTGCGAAGGTAAAACCGGAGTAAAGCGTATAACTTCTTTTGATGTGAGTGATTTTCCGGTTCAGATTGCGGCTGAGATTACTAACTTTGACCCACTTAGTGTTATAGATGGCAAAGAGGTTAAAAAGGTAGATCGTTTCATACAGCTTGGCATCAAAGCCTCAAAAGAGGCGATGATAGATGCAAATTTTAGTGAGTTTGATCCAACGAGATTTGGCGTTAGTTCTGCGTCAGGTATTGGTGGATTACCAAATATAGAGAAAAATTCTATCACACTTTTTGAAAAGGGTGTAAGAAAAATTTCTCCATTTTTCATTCCATCGGCACTTGTAAATATGTTAGGTGGCATTGTCTCAATAAATCATGGATTAAAAGGTCCAAACCTATCAAGCGTAACGGCTTGCACTGCTGGAACTCATGCAGTCAGTCAGGCGGCAAAGTGTATAATGATAGGACAAGCTGATCGTATGCTAGTTGTCGGTGCTGAATCAACTGTGTGTGGTGTCGGAATGGGCGGATTTGCTGCTATGAAAGCACTTTCAACAAGAAATGATGAACCGCAAAAGGCTTCTCGTCCATTTGATGCTGAGCGGGATGGCTTTGTTATGGGTGAGGGTGCTGGTGCCTTGGTGCTTGAAGAGTATGAGGTTGCAAAGGCAAGAGGAGCAAAAATTTATGCTGAGCTTATAGGTTTTGGTGAAAGTGGAGATGCTTATCATATCACATCTCCGACGCTTGAAGGACCATTGAGTGCGATGAGACAAGCATATAATATGGCTGGTGGCATAAAGATTGATTATGTCAATGCACACGGCACTTCAACGCCTATCAACGATAAAAATGAAACTGCAGCACTTAAAGAGCTTTTTGGTGCAAATGTTCCACCTATTAGCTCCACAAAGGGGCAAACTGGACACTGTTTGGGTGCAGCTGGTGCGATAGAGGCAGTTATTGCTATAATGGCTATGCGTGATGGCATAATACCGCCAACAATAAATCAAACCACGCCAGACAGTGAATGCGATTTAGATTATGTGCCAAATATTGCTAGACGTGCAGATCTTAAAGTTGTGATGAGTAACACATTTGGCTTCGGTGGCACAAATGGCTCTATCATATTTAAAAAGCTGGGCTAA
- a CDS encoding MotE family protein, with protein sequence MSKIIFLFAFLAVFFNHVLAYDIPVDCTQIFEARKAEILKEMEKVDEQRQALEAFRASTQALYDDSLAKLNKKEADINATMKTIEQKRKDIDTQIAQNQKILTELRAMTTDKVNESYSKMKDQAAADMLSQMSRAQAASIMYALEPKKISTIMAKMEPKTASEITTLLTKGPPFVDMIDETKLDSPAGSINIQ encoded by the coding sequence GTGAGTAAAATTATATTTTTATTTGCTTTTTTAGCTGTATTTTTTAATCACGTATTAGCTTATGATATACCTGTGGACTGCACGCAAATTTTTGAGGCTAGAAAGGCTGAAATTTTAAAAGAGATGGAAAAAGTTGATGAACAACGTCAAGCACTCGAAGCGTTTCGTGCAAGCACTCAAGCTCTTTATGATGATAGTTTGGCAAAGCTAAATAAAAAAGAGGCAGATATAAATGCGACTATGAAGACAATAGAGCAAAAACGCAAAGATATAGACACTCAAATCGCACAAAATCAGAAAATTTTAACTGAGCTTAGAGCTATGACAACTGATAAAGTAAATGAATCTTATTCAAAGATGAAAGATCAAGCTGCTGCGGACATGCTTTCGCAGATGAGCCGTGCTCAAGCTGCAAGCATAATGTATGCGCTTGAGCCCAAAAAAATTTCAACTATAATGGCAAAGATGGAGCCTAAAACTGCTTCTGAGATAACCACGCTACTTACAAAAGGACCGCCGTTTGTTGATATGATTGATGAGACAAAGCTTGACTCGCCAGCTGGAAGTATAAATATACAATAA
- the mraY gene encoding phospho-N-acetylmuramoyl-pentapeptide-transferase, protein MFYYLYELTNLNFFQYLTVRAGLSFFIAFVLTTYLMPKFIQWARTKNASQPIYELAPQSHQKKGKTPTMGGLVFIFTAVVATLLCAKLDNIYVIVSLITLIGFCAIGFDDDFGKILGAQNHAGMKPRTKMLCLSILALIVSLLLFFYSELGNELYLPFLKTPILNLGIFAVFFWALVIVAASNAVNLTDGLDGLATVPSMFSLLTLGVFAYLSGHAVFSSYLFLPKVINLGETIIICSALIGSLMGFLWFNCYPAEVFMGDSGSLSIGSFIGLMGIMTKNEFLLILIGFVFVVETLSVILQVGSFKIFKKRIFLMAPIHHHFEIKGWVENKIIVRFWVVALLSNLIALVAIKLR, encoded by the coding sequence TTGTTTTACTATCTTTATGAACTTACAAATTTAAATTTCTTTCAATACCTCACTGTTCGTGCTGGACTATCATTTTTTATCGCATTTGTGTTAACAACCTATCTTATGCCAAAATTTATTCAATGGGCTAGAACAAAAAATGCAAGTCAACCCATCTATGAACTAGCACCACAAAGCCATCAAAAAAAAGGTAAAACTCCCACAATGGGTGGCTTGGTCTTTATCTTTACTGCCGTTGTAGCTACCTTGCTTTGTGCTAAACTTGATAATATCTATGTCATCGTATCACTCATCACACTCATTGGCTTTTGTGCGATTGGATTTGATGATGATTTTGGTAAAATTTTAGGAGCTCAAAACCATGCCGGTATGAAACCACGCACCAAAATGCTTTGTCTTAGCATTCTTGCTCTTATAGTATCTTTATTGCTATTTTTTTATAGTGAGCTTGGCAATGAGCTTTATCTGCCATTCCTTAAAACGCCAATTTTAAATTTAGGTATTTTTGCTGTGTTTTTTTGGGCATTAGTCATAGTCGCTGCCTCAAATGCGGTCAATCTTACAGACGGACTAGATGGACTTGCAACTGTACCTAGTATGTTCTCACTCCTTACACTAGGTGTTTTTGCATATCTTAGCGGACACGCCGTTTTTAGCTCGTATTTATTTTTACCAAAGGTTATAAATCTAGGTGAGACCATCATCATCTGCTCCGCTTTAATTGGCTCACTTATGGGATTTTTATGGTTTAACTGCTACCCAGCCGAGGTCTTTATGGGTGATAGCGGGAGTTTAAGTATAGGCTCATTCATAGGACTTATGGGTATTATGACAAAAAATGAATTTTTACTTATTCTTATCGGTTTTGTCTTTGTTGTTGAGACACTTAGCGTGATCTTGCAAGTTGGAAGCTTTAAAATTTTTAAAAAGCGGATATTTCTAATGGCACCTATTCATCATCATTTTGAGATAAAGGGTTGGGTAGAAAATAAAATCATAGTGAGATTTTGGGTGGTTGCACTTTTGTCAAATTTAATCGCACTCGTTGCAATAAAACTACGCTAA
- a CDS encoding adenylosuccinate synthase has product MNKADLVVGVQWGDEGKGKIVDMLAGDYDMICRVQGGHNAGHTIWVNGVKYALHLVPSGILHKNIINIIGNGVVVAPSALIAEMAQFDELEGRFYISDRAHLNLNHHSLIDQAKERLKGDKAIGTTGKGIGPAYADKISRGGHRVGELLDPEKLCASLVDDFATNKVIFDALGIKIPSKTELLDKLKGYRDALAPFITNTTRLVWNAMDNNKKILMEGAQGTLLDIDHGTYPYVTSSSTVSAGACTGLGLNPKEIGNVVGIIKAYTTRVGFGPFPTEDKTQVGVDMCEIGKEFGTTTGRRRRCGWFDAVSVRYAARLDAVDKFALMKLDVLDGFNSVKICKAYEYKGDIIDYVPTDLENAKPIYEELEGWDSVKGINRYENLPSNARAYIERIEELTGVKVGFVSTSPERSDTIIR; this is encoded by the coding sequence ATGAATAAAGCTGATTTGGTTGTTGGAGTCCAATGGGGTGATGAAGGCAAGGGTAAGATAGTTGATATGCTCGCAGGGGATTATGATATGATATGCCGTGTTCAAGGTGGTCATAACGCAGGTCATACGATCTGGGTAAATGGTGTAAAATACGCACTTCACCTTGTGCCAAGCGGTATTTTACATAAAAATATAATCAATATCATCGGCAATGGTGTCGTCGTAGCCCCGAGTGCTTTGATAGCCGAGATGGCTCAGTTTGATGAGCTTGAAGGAAGATTTTACATAAGTGATAGAGCCCATTTAAATTTAAATCATCACTCGCTAATAGATCAAGCAAAAGAGCGTCTAAAGGGCGATAAAGCGATAGGTACAACTGGCAAAGGTATAGGACCTGCATATGCAGATAAGATCAGTCGTGGTGGACATAGAGTTGGAGAGCTACTCGATCCTGAAAAGCTTTGTGCGTCATTGGTTGATGATTTTGCTACAAATAAGGTCATCTTTGATGCACTTGGTATAAAAATTCCATCCAAAACCGAGCTACTTGATAAGTTAAAGGGCTACCGAGACGCTTTAGCACCATTTATCACAAACACAACTCGCCTTGTTTGGAATGCTATGGATAATAACAAAAAAATTCTTATGGAAGGTGCTCAAGGCACACTGCTTGATATAGATCATGGCACATATCCATATGTAACTAGCTCTAGCACTGTTAGTGCAGGAGCTTGCACTGGCTTGGGATTAAATCCAAAAGAGATAGGCAATGTAGTTGGTATCATCAAAGCTTATACCACGCGTGTTGGTTTTGGGCCATTCCCAACAGAAGACAAAACACAAGTTGGTGTCGATATGTGCGAGATCGGTAAGGAGTTTGGCACGACTACTGGTAGACGACGCAGATGTGGCTGGTTTGACGCTGTGAGTGTTAGATATGCTGCTAGACTTGATGCGGTGGATAAATTTGCACTGATGAAGCTTGATGTACTTGATGGTTTTAATAGCGTAAAAATTTGTAAAGCATACGAATATAAAGGTGATATCATAGATTACGTACCAACAGATCTTGAAAACGCTAAGCCAATATATGAAGAGCTTGAAGGCTGGGATAGTGTCAAAGGCATAAATAGATACGAAAATTTACCATCAAATGCAAGAGCTTATATCGAACGTATCGAAGAGCTTACTGGTGTAAAAGTAGGCTTTGTCTCAACTAGTCCCGAAAGAAGCGATACTATCATAAGATGA
- the fabG gene encoding 3-oxoacyl-ACP reductase FabG translates to MKFSGKNVLITGASKGIGADTARVLASMGLKVWINYRSKPEIADALQAQIVAAGGVAAVVKFDATDEDEFIKAINLIVDSDGELSYLVNNAGVINDKLALRMKTEDFTGILDANLTSAFIGSREALKVMSKKRFGAVVNVSSIIGEMGNVGQVNYSASKGGMIAMTKSLAREGASRNIRFNCVTPGFIETDMNKDLPEELKKNYADSIPLKRMGTGEEVANAVAFLLSDHASYITGDVLKINGGLYM, encoded by the coding sequence ATGAAATTTAGTGGCAAAAACGTGCTTATAACTGGTGCTAGCAAAGGTATCGGTGCCGATACAGCGAGAGTTTTAGCGTCTATGGGTCTAAAGGTTTGGATCAACTATCGCTCAAAACCTGAAATAGCAGACGCACTTCAAGCACAGATAGTAGCGGCTGGTGGTGTTGCTGCTGTAGTAAAATTTGATGCAACAGATGAGGATGAGTTTATAAAAGCTATAAATTTGATAGTTGATAGCGACGGAGAGCTTAGCTATCTCGTAAATAATGCAGGAGTTATCAATGATAAACTCGCACTCCGTATGAAAACAGAAGATTTTACGGGCATTCTTGATGCAAATTTAACTTCGGCTTTTATTGGCTCACGCGAAGCATTAAAAGTGATGAGTAAAAAGCGTTTTGGTGCAGTTGTAAATGTCTCCTCCATCATTGGTGAAATGGGTAATGTGGGACAGGTCAATTACTCTGCAAGTAAGGGCGGAATGATAGCTATGACAAAGTCATTGGCTCGTGAAGGTGCTAGTCGCAATATCCGCTTTAACTGCGTTACACCCGGCTTTATCGAGACTGATATGAATAAAGATTTACCAGAAGAGCTAAAGAAAAATTATGCTGATAGTATCCCATTAAAACGTATGGGAACCGGCGAAGAGGTCGCAAATGCCGTAGCATTTTTGCTAAGTGATCACGCAAGCTATATAACAGGTGACGTACTTAAGATTAATGGCGGATTGTATATGTAA
- the gpmI gene encoding 2,3-bisphosphoglycerate-independent phosphoglycerate mutase yields MAQKTILVITDGIGYNPSDKFNAFSMAKKPSFEWLFKNSSNTLISTSGLAVGLPDGQMGNSEVGHMTIGSGRVLYQNLVKISLGFENGSFAKDEKLLNLFKKCKNIHVIGLYSDGGVHSLDSHFDAMCELAQQNECEVFAHVITDGRDVAPASAAKFIRNLESKFSIATICGRFYAMDRDKRWERVLKAYETLSDGVNPSELSPSEYIDKSYANGVVDEFIIPASFNKFSGISVDDGVIFINFRNDRMRELVAAFGETKFDGFKRDKIYKNIITMTEYDASFSHPVLVAKQSLKNTLSEVIADAGLRQLHTAETEKYAHVTFFFNGGMEELVTNETRVLVPSPKVQTYDECPQMSAVAVCEAVLKGIDDGQDFIVVNFANGDMVGHTGNFNAAVSAVEAVDMALGQIIKKAQENGYAYVQISDHGNCEAMCDESGAILTNHTNFDVFCFVLADGVNELKSGMGLSNVAASVLKIMGLEIPVEMNEPLF; encoded by the coding sequence ATGGCACAAAAGACTATTTTAGTCATCACTGACGGTATCGGTTATAATCCAAGTGATAAATTTAACGCCTTTTCAATGGCGAAAAAACCGAGCTTTGAGTGGCTTTTTAAAAATAGTTCAAATACGCTCATAAGCACATCTGGACTCGCTGTGGGGCTTCCTGATGGGCAGATGGGTAACTCAGAAGTAGGGCATATGACGATAGGTTCTGGGCGGGTTTTGTATCAAAATTTAGTTAAAATTTCACTCGGTTTTGAAAATGGTAGCTTTGCTAAAGATGAGAAGCTTTTAAATTTATTTAAAAAATGCAAAAATATCCACGTTATAGGGCTTTATAGTGATGGTGGGGTGCATTCGTTAGATAGCCATTTTGACGCTATGTGTGAGCTTGCACAGCAAAATGAATGTGAAGTTTTTGCTCACGTTATCACTGATGGGCGTGATGTCGCTCCTGCATCGGCGGCAAAATTTATTAGAAATTTAGAGAGTAAATTTAGTATTGCTACAATATGTGGACGCTTTTATGCTATGGATAGAGATAAGCGGTGGGAGCGTGTTTTAAAGGCTTATGAGACGCTAAGTGATGGAGTAAATCCAAGTGAGCTAAGTCCAAGCGAGTATATCGATAAAAGCTATGCAAACGGTGTAGTGGATGAGTTTATTATCCCTGCAAGTTTTAATAAATTTAGCGGTATTAGTGTTGATGATGGAGTGATATTTATAAATTTTAGAAATGACCGTATGCGTGAGCTAGTCGCTGCCTTTGGTGAGACTAAATTTGATGGTTTTAAGCGAGACAAAATTTATAAAAATATCATCACAATGACTGAGTATGATGCTAGTTTTAGCCATCCTGTTTTAGTAGCAAAGCAGAGCCTTAAAAATACACTTAGCGAAGTTATAGCAGATGCTGGATTAAGACAGCTTCATACAGCAGAGACTGAGAAATACGCCCATGTTACATTTTTTTTCAATGGCGGTATGGAGGAGCTAGTAACTAACGAAACTCGTGTGCTAGTGCCTAGTCCAAAAGTGCAGACATATGATGAGTGTCCGCAGATGAGTGCAGTGGCAGTGTGCGAAGCGGTGCTAAAAGGAATTGACGATGGTCAAGATTTTATTGTTGTAAATTTTGCAAATGGCGATATGGTCGGCCATACTGGTAACTTTAATGCAGCAGTTAGTGCGGTGGAGGCAGTTGATATGGCTTTGGGGCAAATCATCAAAAAAGCTCAAGAAAATGGCTATGCATACGTGCAGATAAGCGATCATGGTAACTGCGAGGCTATGTGTGATGAGAGCGGAGCAATTCTGACAAATCATACGAATTTTGATGTATTTTGTTTTGTTCTAGCAGATGGCGTGAATGAGTTAAAGAGTGGGATGGGATTGAGTAATGTAGCGGCAAGTGTACTTAAGATAATGGGATTAGAAATTCCGGTAGAAATGAACGAGCCGTTGTTTTGA
- a CDS encoding flagellar FliJ family protein, translating to MKSKFSQVVRVKKQTLDRIEARLVSARAKVANLELNAKALRAKLDEISMPQSGKMSELKQNLELLRIMRDELDDIKERLELSKKEVMHVEHQYKNANLDFEKIKYLEQEDFKREIKRQKHLEAVTLDEFAIMNFGTKGVISE from the coding sequence ATGAAAAGTAAATTTAGCCAAGTCGTTCGCGTCAAAAAGCAGACATTAGATCGTATAGAAGCACGATTAGTGTCTGCTCGTGCAAAGGTCGCAAATTTAGAGCTAAATGCAAAAGCATTACGTGCAAAGCTAGATGAGATAAGTATGCCACAAAGTGGAAAGATGAGTGAGTTAAAACAAAATTTAGAGCTTTTACGGATAATGCGTGATGAACTAGACGATATAAAAGAGCGACTTGAACTAAGTAAAAAAGAGGTAATGCATGTTGAGCATCAGTATAAAAATGCAAATTTGGACTTTGAAAAGATTAAGTATTTGGAGCAAGAGGATTTTAAACGTGAAATAAAACGTCAGAAGCATCTTGAAGCAGTCACACTTGATGAGTTTGCAATTATGAATTTTGGTACAAAAGGTGTTATTAGTGAGTAA
- the accA gene encoding acetyl-CoA carboxylase carboxyl transferase subunit alpha — translation MSSYLDFEKSIKQIDDDIANAKIKGDEHAVEILSKNLEKETAKVYKNLNEYQRLQLARHPDRPYAIDYIKLLLIDGYELHGDRAFRDDPAIVCYIGYIGGKKVMVIGEQKGRGTKNKLRRNFGMPHPEGYRKALRLAKMAEKFNLPILFLIDTPGAYPGVAAEERGQSEAIARNLYEFANLKTPTIAVVIGEGGSGGALAIGVADRLAMMKNSVFSVISPEGCAAILWNDPAKQEQATKAMKITADDLKNLNLIDAVISEPINGAHRDKNSAAKALADYFVTQLNELEELNVDELISKRMDKILSIGAYEE, via the coding sequence ATGTCAAGTTATTTAGACTTTGAAAAGAGTATAAAGCAAATAGATGATGATATAGCAAATGCTAAAATAAAGGGCGATGAACACGCAGTTGAAATTTTAAGTAAAAATTTAGAAAAAGAGACTGCAAAAGTCTATAAAAATTTAAATGAGTACCAACGTTTACAACTTGCTCGTCATCCTGATAGACCCTATGCAATAGATTATATAAAGCTTTTGCTTATCGATGGTTACGAGCTTCACGGCGATAGGGCATTTCGTGATGATCCTGCCATTGTATGTTATATCGGTTACATTGGCGGTAAAAAGGTGATGGTGATCGGAGAACAAAAGGGCAGAGGAACTAAAAATAAACTTAGACGCAACTTTGGTATGCCTCATCCTGAAGGCTACCGTAAAGCACTTCGTTTGGCAAAAATGGCTGAGAAATTTAACTTACCTATACTATTTCTCATTGATACTCCGGGTGCTTATCCAGGTGTTGCAGCAGAGGAACGTGGGCAGAGCGAAGCGATAGCTCGTAACCTTTATGAGTTTGCAAATTTAAAAACCCCAACTATCGCAGTCGTTATAGGCGAGGGCGGAAGTGGTGGAGCTTTAGCTATAGGTGTGGCAGATAGACTTGCCATGATGAAAAACTCTGTATTTTCAGTTATCTCGCCAGAGGGCTGTGCAGCGATACTTTGGAATGATCCAGCTAAACAAGAACAGGCCACAAAGGCTATGAAGATAACAGCCGATGATCTGAAAAACTTAAATTTAATAGACGCTGTCATATCTGAGCCAATAAATGGTGCTCATCGTGATAAAAATAGTGCTGCTAAGGCACTTGCTGATTATTTTGTAACACAGTTAAATGAGCTTGAAGAGCTAAATGTAGATGAACTCATATCAAAAAGAATGGATAAAATTTTGTCCATCGGTGCATATGAAGAGTAA
- the acpP gene encoding acyl carrier protein, whose translation MAVFDDVRDVVVEQLSVDPEAVKLESKIIEDLGADSLDVVELVMALEEKFEVEIPDTDAEKLISISDVVNYIEKLGK comes from the coding sequence ATGGCAGTATTTGATGATGTAAGAGATGTTGTTGTAGAACAACTAAGCGTAGATCCTGAGGCTGTAAAGCTAGAGTCTAAAATTATTGAGGATTTAGGTGCTGATAGTCTTGATGTTGTTGAGCTAGTTATGGCTTTAGAAGAGAAGTTTGAAGTAGAGATACCAGACACTGACGCTGAGAAGCTTATAAGTATTTCTGACGTTGTAAATTACATAGAAAAACTTGGTAAATAA
- the murD gene encoding UDP-N-acetylmuramoyl-L-alanine--D-glutamate ligase: protein MKRSLFGYGTTTKAIAKSGGWQIFDDKFSKSSTDEFGNILLPVSEFDPKKSYLEVTSPGISPNHELIKKARNLISEYDFFAPLPFNIWISGTNGKTTTTKMMQHILARLGAVMGGNVGTPLGELNKEAKIWILETSSFTMHYTNVAIPDIYLLLPITPDHLSWHGSFVEYEKTKLKPLKFMRENSVVILPKIYANTPTFAKIITYENEVDLAKFCGVNLSDITFKTPFLMDALLALAVEKILIDKCSVELLNKFIIEGNKLEELRDKWGRLWVNDTKATNIDATIQALKRYDKKRIHLILGGDDKGVDMSPVFKALCGLNVKIYTIGTNSKKLMSLAQSYGVSAVRCEILQNAVKVINDSLKIGEVALLSPAAASLDQFKSYAERGEKFKNFINDL from the coding sequence ATGAAAAGAAGTCTATTTGGCTACGGCACGACAACAAAGGCGATCGCTAAAAGTGGTGGTTGGCAAATTTTTGATGATAAATTTAGCAAAAGCTCAACTGATGAGTTTGGTAATATACTTTTGCCAGTTAGCGAATTTGATCCTAAAAAAAGCTATCTAGAAGTAACGAGTCCTGGCATATCTCCTAACCACGAGCTTATCAAAAAGGCTAGAAATTTGATAAGTGAATATGACTTCTTCGCTCCACTTCCATTTAATATCTGGATAAGTGGCACAAATGGTAAAACCACTACTACAAAGATGATGCAACATATTTTAGCTCGTCTTGGAGCGGTAATGGGCGGTAATGTCGGCACTCCACTTGGCGAACTTAACAAAGAGGCTAAAATTTGGATACTAGAAACCAGCTCATTTACCATGCACTACACAAATGTTGCCATACCTGATATATACTTGCTTTTGCCTATTACGCCAGATCATCTTAGTTGGCACGGGAGCTTTGTAGAGTATGAGAAAACAAAGCTAAAACCGCTTAAATTTATGCGTGAAAACTCAGTTGTAATTTTGCCTAAAATTTACGCCAACACACCGACATTTGCAAAGATTATCACATATGAAAATGAAGTTGATTTAGCTAAATTTTGTGGAGTAAATTTAAGCGATATTACCTTTAAGACTCCATTTTTAATGGATGCACTTCTGGCTTTGGCAGTGGAGAAAATTTTAATTGATAAGTGTAGTGTAGAGCTACTAAATAAATTTATAATTGAGGGTAATAAGCTAGAAGAGCTACGCGACAAATGGGGCAGATTATGGGTCAATGATACAAAAGCGACAAACATAGACGCAACGATACAAGCACTAAAACGCTACGACAAAAAACGCATACACTTAATACTTGGTGGCGATGATAAAGGCGTGGATATGAGCCCAGTTTTCAAGGCTTTGTGTGGGTTAAATGTAAAAATTTATACGATCGGAACAAATAGCAAGAAACTTATGAGCTTGGCACAAAGCTATGGCGTAAGTGCTGTGCGTTGCGAAATACTGCAAAATGCAGTAAAAGTGATAAATGATAGCCTAAAAATCGGTGAAGTAGCACTACTTAGTCCAGCGGCGGCAAGCCTAGATCAGTTTAAAAGCTATGCTGAACGTGGCGAGAAATTTAAAAATTTTATAAATGATCTTTAA
- the ribE gene encoding riboflavin synthase, producing MFNGLIREIAEVKSYENNILTLKATHRPNLGDSIAINGACLSVIKISNDGFSVELSAETRSHLAVENLKGRVHIEPAMRLGDRIDGHLVQGHIDAIGEISKIVKIENGVDIYIKIPHKIMPLLANKGSICVDGVSLTINEVLKDTIRLTIIPITFNESLFNEFKIGRRVNIETDLLARYVAHQLGFKKELTWEQVELISSLY from the coding sequence ATGTTTAACGGGCTTATACGTGAGATCGCGGAAGTTAAAAGCTACGAAAATAATATCTTAACTCTTAAGGCTACACATAGACCAAATTTAGGAGACAGCATCGCTATAAATGGTGCTTGTCTAAGCGTCATAAAAATATCAAATGATGGTTTTAGCGTCGAGTTAAGTGCAGAGACCAGATCGCATTTAGCAGTTGAAAATTTGAAAGGACGCGTTCATATTGAGCCAGCGATGAGACTAGGCGATCGCATAGATGGACATTTGGTGCAAGGACATATTGATGCGATTGGTGAGATCAGCAAGATTGTCAAGATAGAAAATGGCGTTGATATTTATATAAAAATTCCACATAAGATTATGCCATTACTTGCAAACAAGGGTAGTATTTGCGTTGACGGTGTTAGTCTTACGATAAATGAAGTATTAAAAGACACTATAAGATTAACCATAATTCCTATTACATTTAATGAAAGCTTATTTAATGAGTTTAAAATTGGTCGCAGGGTAAATATAGAAACAGATTTGCTTGCACGATACGTAGCTCATCAGCTTGGGTTTAAAAAGGAGCTCACTTGGGAGCAGGTGGAGCTGATATCAAGTTTGTATTAA